ACTTCATCTAAAACAGCATTGTCCGGTTCCATTTTAATGTTTAACTTTTTATCTGTTTGAGCAATTTTTACTTCTTGATTTTTATAACCAATATAGCTGAATACCAGTGTCGAACCTTTTGAGGCTTGGATAGTAAAATTACCATCAAAATCTGTTGTCGCTCCAGTTTGAGTCCCTTTTACCATGACGGTAGCGCCAATCATAGGCATGTCCGTCTCGTCTACTACTACACCTTTGATATTTTGCGCTGAAACGTAGATTGTAGCTATGAGAGCTAAGAGGGTGAACCACCCTCTTTTGCTCATTGCTTTTGTAGATATATTGTACATAATTGTAATGTCTTTTAATTTAGAAATTTTCATCAAACCATATCAATAATGGGAATGCTCTTTTAGCAGTATTACCTAAATCAGCGGAGTTACCGGAAATTTCATAAGTCATTTGTCCGGTCATGATACCGTTTGCATATTGTCCTCCATCTTCATAAGTTGGGTCTCCATACCACTTATTCGGATTTATAGTAACAGCCCATCCTTTATTGGGGTCAACATAACCTAGGGCATTTGTTAACTTAGTATTTGCTTTTGTGTTCTCATAATATGACATTGGTGCTTTGGCTCCATAATTAGGTACTTTTGAACCGTAATAATTGCGCCATACCTGATTCATAAAATAGGTTGGATCAGCTGGAGTCATAGGTTCTGTGTTCTTGTTGTCTGTGCTGATAGCTCCTGATTTATGAGATTTAGGACCTTCTAAATTTTGATAACGGAATGAGCGGCGATAATCCAGCATAAATCGTGACATATCTGTTACTCCGACAATTGTAGGTTCTGTAGAAGTTCCTCCAGTTTTGGGGTTTACTTTGAATACAAATGGAGTATATTCTATTCTAATGGGGTTTGTATTAGGATTAAAGTCAAAAGCAACGAATGTTTTGAAAGTTCTTGCTAGATCACCTTCTCCGGCAGTGGCTTCTATTATAAGATAAGCCATAGGAGCATCACCTCCTTTGAAATTATCCGGCGAGAATCGAACTACACCTGTTGTCTCATCAATCATAGGATATCCTGTTTTATTCGGATCGTCTAAGTTGAATTTAGTGGCTATCTTCCACTTGAAAGCAATACCTTTACCATCTAAATTCGTTTCTGGAGTTAAAACTAAATTTCCTAACTCTGCTGCACTTCTAATACGGTATTGTGAAGCTTCTGTTGCCTTGTCTAATCCGAGGTTGTTACCATAATATACATACACTATATTATTAGGATTTGGGGTAACTGTTAATAAGAAAGTGGTGATAGTCGGATTTCCCTTGCTGTTATCAGCTTGTACCTTAACTTCATATTTTCCTTCTGGTATACTATTGCCTTTTTTCGCACTAATCTTACCATTACTTGGATTGATTGTCAATTGTCCTTCAAGTTTTGGGTCAAGGTTTACGAATGAATAGGTGACATAGTTTCCTTGCATTCCTTCTTTGGGTTGAGCTGATATAGGCGCATATTGTGCTATTTCTAAAGCTGCGTATTCAAATCCTGATATAGGAGTGATTTCATCAACTACTTGTATCGTGAATTTGGTTGGCATTTCTACTCCTTCCGGAGCGAATTTATTGGAAACTTTTACAGTAATTTCATAGTTTCCGGCTTCTGTGATACCATGTCCTTTAGCGATTGATATAACTCCGGTTGTTTCATTGATAGTTACTTTTCCTTCTGCTACTTCCGGATTAATGTTAGCTATACTGAACTTAGCTTCTTCTGTTGAACCTTCAATGACAGGTATTGGGCTGGTGTATTCAGTTTGTCCGTTTGTTTCGGACTCTTTTTCCATAATACCTTTATTGGCTGTATTGTACGTTACATCTATTGGCTTGGAAGTCAGATTGAATGTGATGGCATCAGCAAATATACCTTCTCCTGCTAAAGTAGTCAGTTTTAATGATACTTTGTGCAGACCCGGCTTCATCTTCTTTATTGTCTCTTCATCCGGATTAATAGAAATAACTCCACTTGTAGAGATTTTGAAGAATTCCTTTTCCGGACCTTCGGCTATTGCATAGCCGCTGATTGTGACGTGTTCGCCTTCTGTTACTACTTTTGCAGTAGCTTTTGATTCTCCGATTTCTTCAAAGTCGATTTCAATATAATCAGGTTCTACTTTAATTCCATCAGGAACGCTGGGTAACATTTTTACTTGTATGGCATCTTTGAATTCATGGTAGTTGCCATTACTATTACATCCTACGGAGATGGAATATAATCCTACCGGTAGATTATCAGAGTTAGCAATACGAACACTACCATCTTTACTGTCAATGATAAATGATTCGGATGTGTATGGTTCACCGTTAAGAGTGATTCCGGTGATAACGAAATCTGTTGGTTCACCTCCTGTATATGTGGGCTTTTCAATCACTGCAGTCATTGATGGGCCTATATCAGTGAGGCTGTAATAATAGATGGCAAAGCCAGTTGTGTTGGTAGTCTCTGTATCCGTGCATGAGAAGCCCGTAATAGTCAGGACTACTATAGATAAGATTGCCAGGAATCTAGAGGTTAGTTTTTTTAAATTCATAGTGTTATGATATTAGTTATTATTTTCTGGTATTGTATAGCTTAACTCATAAGGAGTACCATTTACCGTGACTTTGATTGCAACAGCTTTTCCTGTGTAACCTCCATCGGTAAATTCAGCATTAATTGTAGTACCTGTTGGATTGGAAGTCGGGTATATGACGGTAATAGCACGAATTGTTTCTCTATCTTTGTTCTTTCTAAGTGAAATTTTATATCCTAAACGATTTTCAATATTAACCACACCATGATCATTGGATACGTTGCTTTTAAAAGTTGCAGATGAATCATAATCTTCAGATGATGTATAAATAACAATATTGTTATTATCACTGTAGTTAGTATGTATGCCATGGGCTGCTTTGGAATTCGAATTGTCGAAAGTTATTTCATTTTCAGGTGCACAAAGATTGAAATTCAAATTGTATTTGCCTGTATTATACGCTTCTTCAGGATTTTT
The Bacteroides luhongzhouii DNA segment above includes these coding regions:
- a CDS encoding surface glycan-binding family protein — protein: MNLKKLTSRFLAILSIVVLTITGFSCTDTETTNTTGFAIYYYSLTDIGPSMTAVIEKPTYTGGEPTDFVITGITLNGEPYTSESFIIDSKDGSVRIANSDNLPVGLYSISVGCNSNGNYHEFKDAIQVKMLPSVPDGIKVEPDYIEIDFEEIGESKATAKVVTEGEHVTISGYAIAEGPEKEFFKISTSGVISINPDEETIKKMKPGLHKVSLKLTTLAGEGIFADAITFNLTSKPIDVTYNTANKGIMEKESETNGQTEYTSPIPVIEGSTEEAKFSIANINPEVAEGKVTINETTGVISIAKGHGITEAGNYEITVKVSNKFAPEGVEMPTKFTIQVVDEITPISGFEYAALEIAQYAPISAQPKEGMQGNYVTYSFVNLDPKLEGQLTINPSNGKISAKKGNSIPEGKYEVKVQADNSKGNPTITTFLLTVTPNPNNIVYVYYGNNLGLDKATEASQYRIRSAAELGNLVLTPETNLDGKGIAFKWKIATKFNLDDPNKTGYPMIDETTGVVRFSPDNFKGGDAPMAYLIIEATAGEGDLARTFKTFVAFDFNPNTNPIRIEYTPFVFKVNPKTGGTSTEPTIVGVTDMSRFMLDYRRSFRYQNLEGPKSHKSGAISTDNKNTEPMTPADPTYFMNQVWRNYYGSKVPNYGAKAPMSYYENTKANTKLTNALGYVDPNKGWAVTINPNKWYGDPTYEDGGQYANGIMTGQMTYEISGNSADLGNTAKRAFPLLIWFDENF